In one Buteo buteo chromosome 10, bButBut1.hap1.1, whole genome shotgun sequence genomic region, the following are encoded:
- the SLC25A42 gene encoding mitochondrial coenzyme A transporter SLC25A42, giving the protein MGNGVREGQVDFKRQDVEPVTSTHLPSEDNQEKKKVLNSLMSGALAGAVAKTAVAPLDRTKIMFQVSSKRFSAKEAYRLIYRTYLNEGFWSLWRGNSATMVRVIPYAAIQFCAHEEYKQLLGSYYGFQGKALTPFPRFIAGSLAGTTAAMLTYPLDMVRARMAVTPKEMYSNIVHVFIRISREEGLKTLYRGFTPTILGVIPYAGLSFFTYETLKKLHADHSGKLQPSPPERLLFGACAGLIGQSASYPLDVVRRRMQTAGVMGHTYSSILLTMQEIIREEGLIRGLYKGLSMNWVKGPIAVGISFTTFDLTQILLRKLQHSTNVER; this is encoded by the exons ATGGGTAATGGTGTGAGAGAAGGTCAAGTGGATTTCAAACGGCAGGATGTGGAGCCAGTTACATCAACCCATCTCCCATCAGAG GAtaaccaggagaaaaaaaaagtactcaaCTCCCTGATGTCTGGTGCATTGGCTGGTGCTGTTGCTAAAACTGCAGTAGCTCCACTGGATAGAACAAAAATCATGTTTCAAG tgtctTCAAAAAGATTTTCTGCCAAG GAAGCCTACAGGCTGATTTATCGCACCTACCTCAATGAAGGCTTCTGGAGTCTCTGGCGGGGGAACTCAGCCACCATGGTCCGTGTGATTCCTTACGCCGCCATTCAGTTCTGTGCGCACGAAGAGTACAAGCAGCTCCTGGGGAGTTACTACGGCTTCCAGGGAAA AGCGCTGACACCCTTTCCTCGATTCATTGCTGGCTCTCTGGCAGGCACAACGGCTGCCATGTTAACCTACCCCTTGGATATGGTCCGTGCTCGAATGGCTGTCACGCCGAAGGAGAT GTACAGCAATATTGTTCATGTCTTCATCCGAATATCCCGAGAGGAAGGATTAAAGACATTGTATAGGGGATTTACACCAACCATCCTTGGAGTGATTCCGTATGCCGGGCTCAGCTTCTTCACCTATGAGACGTTGAAGAAACTACATGCAG atCACAGTGGGAAATTGCAGCCATCCCCTCCGGAGCGGCTTTTGTTTGGTGCCTGTGCAGGCTTGATTGGCCAGTCAGCTTCTTACCCCCTGGATGTGGTTCGCCGACGAATGCAGACGGCAGGGGTTATGGGACACACGTACAGTTCCATCCTTCTCACCATGCAGGAGATTATAAGAGAAGAGGGACTAATCCGTGGCTTGTACAAAGGACTCAGCATGAACTGGGTCAAAGGTCCAATTGCAGTGGGAATAAGCTTCACAACCTTTGACCTGACGCAGATCCTTCTCCGTAAATTACAGCACAGCACTAATGTTGAAAGGTAG
- the ARMC6 gene encoding armadillo repeat-containing protein 6: MGSKQIAQETFDDAVQENITEFEMDPEEAVREAVQQFESQGVDLSNIVKAVRQPASENGQKQKHEILLTLDSLGRAVADSDLAEMAEQLVVFTDQCKEQLAFRYLAGQNGAYSVVFSACQLASGDRNLMLKAFYTLSAILDGQPDLLDSAGQDLLLHTLKEYREDAEMTLAGIRCIRHACLKHEQNRQDFVKGGVLPLLTGAIVQHGDSADVVRTASSALRVMTFDDDIRVPFGHAHDHAKMIVLENDGLRVLIEAAKAFTDNSSVLSELCATLSRLSVRNEFCQEIVDLGGLNFMVALLADCIDHPDVVKQVLSAIRAVAGNDDVKDAIVNAGGTDLIVLAISHHLANPQICEQGCAALCMLALRKPENCNVIMEGGGALAALQAMKAHPREVAVQKQACMLIRNLVSRSRDFSQPILEMGAENLITEARATHRDCDDVAKAALRDLGCKVELRELWTGQKGSLAQ; this comes from the exons ATGGGATCAAAACAGATTGCACAGGAAACATTTGATGATGCAGTGCAAGAAAACATTACAGAATTTGAAATGGATCCAGAAGAGGCTGTGAGAGAAGCTGTGCAGCAGTTTGAGTCCCAAG gtgTTGACCTAAGCAATATTGTGAAAGCTGTGCGGCAGCCTGCCTCTGAAAATGgtcaaaagcaaaagcatgaaATTTTGCTG ACTTTAGATTCCCTTGGGAGAGCTGTTGCTGACTCTGATCTTGCTGAGATGGCTGAGCAGCTAGTGGTCTTCACTGATCAGTGCAAAGAACAGCTGGCTTTCCGCTACCTGGCTGGGCAGAATGGTGCCTATTCTGTGGTATTCTCTGCCTGCCAGTTGGCTTCAGGAGACAGAAATTTAATGCTGAAAGCCTTTTATACGCTGTCTGCCATCTTGGATGGGCAGCCAGACCTACTTGACTCCGCTGGCCAGGATCTACTGCTACACACTCTGAAGGAATATAGGGAGGATGCGGAAATGACGCTGGCTGGAATCCGATGCATTCGGCATGCCTGTCTGAAACATGAGCAGAATCGTCAGGACTTTGTGAAAGGTGGGGTTCTGCCACTTCTGACTGGAGCTATAGTCCAGCACGGAGACAGTGCCGATGTTGTCCGAACGGCCTCCTCAGCGCTCAGGGTCATGACGTTTGATGATGACATCCGTGTGCCCTTTGGTCATGCTCATGATCACGCTAAAATGATTGTGTTGGAAAATGATGGGTTGAGAGTCCTCATCGAAGCTGCAAAAG CATTCACAGATAACTCCAGTGTTCTCAGTGAACTGTGTGCCACCCTTTCTCGCCTCTCTGTCAGGAATGAATTCTGTCAAGAAATTGTGGATCTTGGCGGCTTAAATTTTATGGTGGCTCTACTGGCTGACTGCATTGACCATCCG GACGTGGTAAAGCAGGTGCTGAGCGCCATCCGAGCAGTTGCAGGTAATGACGACGTGAAAGATGCCATCGTTAATGCTGGGGGAACAGACCTCATTGTACTTGCTATAAGCCATCACCTTGCCAACCCTCAG ATCTGTGAGCAAGGTTGTGCAGCCTTGTGCATGTTGGCTTTGCGCAAACCCGAGAACTGTAATGTCATCATGGAAGGTGGAGGAGCGTTGGCAGCTCTTCAGGCCATGAAAGCACACCCACGAGAAGTGGCTGTACAG aaacaggcttgcatGCTGATCCGCAACCTGGTCTCCCGGAGTCGGGACTTTTCTCAGCCCATCTTAGAGATGGGAGCTGAGAACCTAATAACAGAAGCTCGTGCAACACACAGGGACTGCGATGACGTGGCCAAAGCCGCACTGCGGGATCTTGGCTGCAAAGTGGAGCTCCGAGAGCTGTGGACAGGTCAGAAGGGAAGCCTAGCTCAGTGA